CGAGCCGGTCGAGGCATAGTCCAGATTGAGCGACGGCACCTCGAGCGTGTTGCTGCAACCGGCCGAGAGCGCGGCTGCGCCGAGGCCGAGCAGGGCGGCGCGGCGCGTCAGGGCATGATCGGCGACAGGGGATTCAATGTCTGCGGCAGGCAGCGAGGATTTCGACACGAGAACACACCATCCAGTGTCCGGCGACACAGCCGGGATTTATCCCGCATTGTCTGCATTCATGGTTGAGAAAGGGTAAATACAATGGAATCAATTATTTATTGAAGCATTTCCGGCCTCTCCCGACGATCTGCCGCACAATCTGCACGACCCGCCACGAACTATCCCATTTTGCGTCACAATCTCATCCGCAGTCGTGCTTATCCCTCGTCGGCATCAAGAGGGACATCATGAGCGACCACATCAAATTTGAAGTTATGATCTATTGCGCGGCCCTGCTTGCCGTGGTCGCCGGCATCAGTTCGAACCTCGATCTCGGTACGCTGCTGCAAACCGCGCTGGGCATCCGATGATGCCGGCCGATTCACAGCGGCTCTTGCAGCGCGGCAGCGGACGCGCTCTCATCCTTGGCGATTTTCGCGAGAGATCGAGGCGTGAGCAGCACCATTCCGCATCCGAACTGGTTCTCCAGAACAGACCTGACCGCGGGCGTCGTCAGGTTTACGGAACCTTTCGTGCATGAATATCTGCGCGCCAACATCTATTTCCTGCCGGGCCGCGACGTCGACCTTCTGGTCGACACGGGCATGGGACTGGCCCCGCTCGCGCCGGTCCTGCCGCTGACGCCCGGCAAGCCGCTGCTGGCGGTGGCGACCCATATCCATCTCGATCATGTCGGCTCGCTGCACGAATTTGCCGAACGCGCCGGCCCGCGCGCTTCGGCGGACGCTTTCGCCACGATGCCGGAAAAGCTCACCTACGCCGACGCGCTGCGCAACCTCGTCGATCCGCTCGGCGCGCAACCGTCGGCGGATTTCGACATCGCGGAATACCGGATCGGGCCGGCGCCGCTGACGCGCGTGCTTGCGGAAGGCGACACGATAGACCTCGGCGATCGTGTGTTGCGCGTGCTCGAACTTCCCGGCCATTCCCCCGATTCGATCGGCCTGCTCGACGAGGTGGACGGTCTGTTCTTCTCAGGCGACGCCATCTACGACGATACGCTGATCGACGACCTGCCGGATTCCGACAGGACGGACTATCGCGAGACGATGAAGCGCATTCTGGATCTGCCGGCACGGCTGGTGCTGGGCGGTCATGGCGAGCCTTTCGACGGCGACCGGATGCGCGAGATCGCGCGGGGCTATCTGACGCGCTGACAGGCGGCGCCGGGCGCGAAAAATTCTCTTTACATCCCGTCCGGCCGGGGGATTTATCCTGTCGTTAAACGGTAGGAGTCCCGCATGTCCTTCGAAACCTGGGCAGCCTTCGCGGCCGCATCCGCCGTATTGCTGGTGATACCCGGCCCCACCATCCTGCTGGTCGCCTCCTACGCGCTGGGGCAGGGATGGCGCACGGCGCTGCCCATGGCCGTCGGCGTGGCGCTCGGCGATTTCACGGCCATGACGCTGTCCATGCTGGGCATCGGCGCGCTGCTGGCGGCTTCGGCCACGGTCTTCACGGTCCTCAAATGGATCGGCGCGGCCTATCTCGTCTATCTTGGCATAAAACTGTTCCGCGCCGGCGGCGCGCTCGACGCAAGGCCGCGCACGGACACGGCGTCGGCCGGCAAGATGCTTGCCCACGCATGGCTGGTCACCGCGCTCAACCCGAAGAGCATCACCTTCTTCGTCGCCTTCCTGCCGCAGTTCATCAGCCGGGACGCGGATTTCCTCACGCAGATGGTCGTCTTCGAGGTGACGTTCCTGACGCTCGCCTTCGCCAATGCGTTCGGCTACGCGCTGGTCGCCTCGCGGGCGCGCAACCTCGTCCGCAACCCGCGCGCCATCACGATGTTCAACCGCGCCGGCGGCACGCTGCTGGTGGGCGCCGGCGTGGCGACGGCCGCGATCCGCTCGGGGCACTAGCGATGGCGGCGTTGCGCGACAATCTCGGCCTCGCCGTCACCGGAGCGACGCCTGAAGCGCTCGGCCGCTACGAAGAGGCGATGCACCAGTTGCAATGCTTCATCGGCGATCCGGTCGCATCCATAGACAAGGCGATCGCGGCGGCGCCGGGCTTTGCGATGGCGCATGTCTTCAAGGGCGTCATGTTCGGCCTTTCGACCGAGCGCGACGCCATGCCTGTCGCGCGCGAAGCGGCAGCCACCGCCGTGAGACTGGCCGGGAACGACCGCGAGCGCGCTCACGCGGCAGCCCTCGGCCAGCTTGCGGAAGGCGGCTGGCATCGCGCCGCCGCCATTCTCGAAGACCTGACCATCGACGTGCCGCAGGATGCGCTGGCGCTGCTTGCCGGGCATCAGATCGATTTCTTCACCGGCAATGCCCGCATGCTGCGCGACCGCATCGCCCGCGCCCTGCCGGTCTGGTCTGAAGCCATGCCGGGCTACCATGCCATCCTCTCCATGCAGGCTTTCGGCTTCGAGGAGACGGCGGACTATGCCCGGGCCGAGGCCTTCGGCCGCCGCGCCATCGATCTTCAGCCCCGCAACGGCTGGGCGCAGCATGCGGTGGCGCATGTGATGGAGATGCAGAGCCGGCAGCATGACGGCATACGCTGGATGCGTGACAACGAGGCCAACTGGACGAGGGAGAATTTCCTTCAGGTCCACAATTGGTGGCATCTGGCGCTGTTCCACTACGATCTCGGCGAGACGGAGGAGATGCTGGCGCTCTATGACGGCCCGATCTACGGGGCGCGCTCGACGTTGGCGCTGAACATGGTAGACGCCTCGGCGCTGCTCTGGCGGCTCCATCTCGGTGGCTTCGATGTCGGCGACCGCTGGCAGGCGCTGGCCGCCAACTGGTCGCCCAAGGCGAAGGCCGGAAACTACGCCTTCAACGACGCGCACGCCATGATGGCCTTTGTCGGCTCGGGGCTTTCGGGCGCGGCCGACGGCCTCATCGCCGCCCAGCGCGAGGCAATGGCGGCAGACGACGACAATGCCGGCTTCACCCGCGATGTCGGCCACCCGGTGTGCCTCGCCATCCGCGCCTTCGGCGACGGCAATTATGCCGAGACCGTCCGCCTGCTGCGGCCGGTGCGCGCCATATCCGGCCGCTTCGGCGGCAGCCACGCCCAGCGCGACGTCATCGACCTGACGCTGGTCGAGGCCGCGATCCGCTCGGGGCAGACGCATCTGGCGCAGGCCCTCGCGGCCGAGAGGCATTCCGCGCGGCCGGACAGTCCGCTTTCGGCGCTCTTTGCCCGGCGCGCGGCGCAAATGGCCGTCGCCTGACGCAATCCATGGCGGAAAACACGCATTGCCTGTCTTTCCATATTCGCATCGATTGAATTCTTGATATGAAGCCCTGAGCCGGCTCCCGGAGGGGAAGATGCCGGAAGGGAGGAATGCATGTATCTCGGGCTCGATCTTGGCACTTCCGGCGTCAAGGCCCTGCTTATCGACGGCGAGCAGAGGATCGTCGGCACCGGCCATGGCGATCTCGACGTGTCGCGTCCGCATTCGGGCTGGTCGGAGCAGGCGCCGGCGGACTGGCTGCGCGCCACCGGGGACGCCATTGTAGCGCTGAAAGCGTCCCATCCGAAGGAGCTGGCGGCGGTGATAGGCATCGGCCTCTCCGGCCAGATGCATGGCGCGACCCTGCTCGACAAGGCGGATGCCGTGCTGCGGCCCTGCATCCTCTGGAACGACGTGCGCAGCCATGCCGAGGCGGCAAAACTCGATGCCGACCCGCGCTTCAGGAAGATCACCGGCAACATCGTCTTTCCCGGTTTCACCGCGCCGAAACTCGTCTGGGTCAAGAACAACGAGCCGGACATCTTCGCCAGGGTGGCGAAAGTGCTGTTGCCGAAGGATTATCTGCGCCTCTGGCTGACCGGCGAGCATATCTCCGAAATGTCGGATTCCGCCGGCACGTCATGGCTCGACGTCGCGGGGCGGCGCTGGTCGAGTGAACTGCTCGCGGCGACCGATCTTGATGAAAGTCAGATGCCTTCGCTGGTCGAGGGTACCGACAGGGCCGGGACGCTCCGTTCCGAACTGGCGTCGAAATGGGGCATGACGGGAAGCGTGGTCGTGGCGGGCGGCGCCGGCGACAACGCTGCCTCCGCCTGCGGCATGGGCACGGTCGCGCCCGGCAACGCCTTCGTCTCGCTCGGCACTTCCGGCGTGCTCTTCGCGGCGAACGGCGCCTATCTGCCGAACCCGGAAAGTGCCGTCCACACCTTCTGCCATGCCCTGCCGAAGGCATGGCATCAGATGGGCGTCATCCTTTCCGCCACCGATTCGCTCAACTGGCTGTCGGACATCACCGGCAAGGGCGCGGCGGAACTGACGGGCACACTCGGCGAAGACCTGAAGGAACCGGGAAGCGTCACTTTCCTGCCCTACCTTTCCGGCGAGCGTACGCCGCACAACGATGCCGCGATCCGTGGCGCCTTCGTCGGGCTGGAGCACGAATCCGGCGTGCCGGCATTGACTCAGGCGGTGGTCGAAGGCGTCGCATTCGCCTTCCGGGATTGCCTGGAGGCGCTGGCCGCCGCCGGCACGAAGCTCGACCGTGTCACCGCGATTGGCGGCGGCTCGCGTTCGCGCTACTGGCTCCGTTCGATCGCCACGGCCCTCGGCATTCCCGTGGACATTCCGGCGGACGGCGATTTCGGGGCGGCCTTCGGCGCGGCCCGGCTGGGCCTGATCGCGGCCGAGAACGCGGACCCGTTGTCGGTCTGCACCTCGCCGGCGACCGAGGAGACGATCGAACCCGGGAAGAATCTGCTTCAATCCTATGCCGATGCCTATGCGCACTACCGCGCGCTCTATCCGGCCATCCGTGGAACGATGCGCTGAGATGACGATCCGGGGTGTTATGCATCATGTCTGAGCGAAGGCTGAGCCAGATCACGCTGACGCGTGCGAAGACTGGTGTCGCCCGGCCCGGCTACGACCGCTCGCGCGCTTCCGGTATCGTCCATCTCGGCGTCGGCGCTTTCCACAAGGCGCATCAGGCCGTTGCGACCGACGACGCGATGAATGCGGCCGGCGGCGACTGGATGATCACCGGCGTTTCACTGCGCGCGCCGAAGGTCGCGGAGGAGCTCAATCCGCAGGATGGCCTCTACACGCTCCTCGTGCGCGACACGGAAGGCACCGCGGCGCGCATCGTCGGGAGCATCGGCAAGGTGCTTGTGGCGCCGCAGGGGCCTGTCACGGTGCTGGACGCCATCGCCGCGCCCGCGACCCGGATCGTCAGCCTGACCATCACCGAGAAGGGCTACGGCATCGATCCGAAAACCGGCGGCCTCGACCGCGCGCAGGCGGCGATCGCGGCGGATCTGGAGAATCCCCGTCGCCCGCAAAGCGCGGTGGGCTTCATCGCGGAGGGCTTGCGTCTGCGCCGCGAGCGCGGATTGCCGGCGCTGACCGTCCTCTGCTGTGACAACCTTCCGCACAACGGCGCGAAGCTGCGGCGGCTCGTTCTCGACTTCGCCGGGGCGCTGGATGCCGGCCTCGCCGCCTTCATCGAGGCGGAAGTGCCGTTCCCGTTGACCATGGTCGACCGCATCACGCCCGCAAGCACCGATCGGACGCGCGAAGACGCGCGCGCCCTGACCGGGCTCGACGATCTGGCGGCGGTCGAGACCGAACCTTTCACGCAATGGATCGTCGAGGACCGCTTCGCGTCCGGAAGGCCGGACTGGGAGGCCGGCGGCGCATTGTTCGTGACCGACGTCGCGCCCTACGAGAAGATGAAGCTGCGCATGCTGAACGGCGCGCACTCCCTGCTCGCCTATTCCGGCTTCATCGCGGGGCACGCCCATGTGCGCGACGCCATGGCCGACGAGGAGCTCGCGACGATCGTCGCGCGTCACATGGCGGAGGCCGCGAAGACGCTCGATCCCGTGCCGGGCATCGATCTGGAAGCCTATGCCCGCGATCTGCGCGCCAGATTCGCCAACCGCGCCATCGCGCACCAGACATATCAGATCGCCATGGACGGTACGCAAAAATTGCCCCAGCGTCTGCTCGAACCGGCAATGATCGCCCTCAGCCGGGGCTTTCCGCCGGATAGCTATGCCTTCGCCATTGCCGCGTGGATGCGCTATTGTCTGGGCATGGACGAGAGCGGCAAACCATACGAGTTGCGCGATCCGCGCGAAGCGGAAATCGCTGCGCGTCTGCGCAAGGCGGCCCGCGACTCGAACTCGGTGGTCGACCTTCTTTTCGACCTGCCGGGCCTGTTCGAACCCGCACTGGCGTCGTCTCCGGAATTCCACTCGGCGGTCAATACGCGACTGGAACTGATGCTCTCGCGCAGCATGCGCCACGCGATCTCCGCCGAGGCCGAGAAGGCGCGGGGGGCGTAGTCAGGCATACGGACGTCACCCCCGCCGCATCGCCATCGGCGGTCTGCCGAACGCCTGCGAAAATGCGCGCGAGAATGCGGCTGCGCTCGAAAAGCCTGTGCGTGCGGCGATCTCGGTCATGGGCACGCCGGTGTCGAGCACCAGCCTCCGCGCCGCGTTGAGCCTGAGGCGCAGATAGTAGGCGCCGGGCGTCTCGCCGATGGAGCGGCCGAAGATCAGTTCCAGCGTGCGCGGCGTGATGCCGGCCCTCCGCGCGATTGCCGCGACCGTCAGAGGCTGGTCGACATGCGCCTCCATCAGCCGGATCGCCTGCGCGAAGCGCGGATCGTAGCCGTCCAGCCGGCCGAGCGAGACCAGCGGCTGCGCATCGGTCGCGGCGCGCGCCTGATCGTAGATGAAGACCGATGCGACATCGAGCGCGACGGCCATGCCAAGGCGCGAACGCACCAGATGCAGCATCAGGTCGAAGGCAGGCGAAGCGCCGCCGGAGGTGAAGATCGGGCCGTCGATGACGTAGCGGTCCGGCTTCACGTCCGCGCCGGGAAAGGCGGCGGCGAAATCCTCCAGATCCTCCCAGTGTGTCGTCGCCTTGCGTCCTTCCAGCAGCCCGGCATGACCGAGCAGCCATGTCCCGGCCTCGACGCCGCCCACCGCCCGCGCCGAACGCGCGATGCGACGGATCGCTCCGTTCAAGGCGGGCGTGCCGAGATCGCGTGTGCCGAAGCCGCCCACCACGATCAGCACGTCGGGTTTGCCGGCCGCGTCGAAGCGTCCATCGACCGCGATGGGCAAGCCGGACGTGGTCACCGGCGGCTCGCCGTCCACCGAGACGATGCGCCAGTCGAAATGCCGTTCGCCGACGATGCGGTTCGCCGCGCGCAGCGGGTCGATGGCCGAGGCGACGCACATGATGGACGTGCCGGTCAGCACCAGAAAGGTGACCGCGAGCTTTGAACGTTCGGGCCGAAAGATGGTTGGTTTTTCGCTTTTCATCAAACGCTGTTCGTAAAACGTAAAGCAGCGTCCGGCAAGTCGCGCGATGTTGCGCCCGTACTTGCTAGGAGGAGGACGTCATGCCGCTCGAGATGAACCGCGAGGTCTTTATCACCTGCGCCGTCACCGGTTCCGGTGGCACGCAGGATCGCAGCCCGCACGTGCCGCGCTCGCCGAAACAGATCGCCGAGTCGGCCATCGATGCGGCGAAGGCCGGCGCGGCCATCGTCCACTGCCATGTGCGCGATCCCGAGACCGGCAAGCCGCGCCGCGACGTGCATCTCTACCGCGAGATCACCGAGCGCATCCGCGCCGCGGATGTCGACGTGGTGCTGAACCTCACCGCCGGTATGGGCGGCGACATGGTGTTCGGCGACGTCGAGAACCCGCTGCCGCTGAAGGCGCAGGGCACCGACATGGGCGGCGCGTCGAACCGCGTCGAGCATGTGCGCCAGTGCCTGCCGGAAATCTGCACACTCGACTGCGGCACCATGAACTTCAACGAAGCCGACTATGTGATGACCAACACGCCCGGCATGCTGCGCGCCATGGGCGGCATGATGACGGCCATGGGCGTCAAGCCGGAGATCGAGGCTTTTGACACCGGCCATCTCTGGTTCGCTAGGCAACTGGTCGAGGAAGGCGTGCTTAAGCCCGGCGCGCTGGTGCAGCTCTGCATGGGCGTGCCGTGGGGCGCGCCGGACGATTTGAACACCTTCATGGCGATGGTCAACAACGTGCCGAAGGAGTGGACCTTTTCCGCCTTCTCGCTCGGCCGCAACCAGATGGCCTATGCCGCGGCCGCCGTGCTCGCCGGCGGCAATGTCCGCGTCGGGCTGGAGGACAATCTTTGGCTCGACAAGGGCGTGCTGGCGACCAACGCGCAACTGGTCGAGCGCGCGGCAAACATCGTCACCAATCTCGGCGCCCGCGTCATCGGACCGGAGGAAGTGCGCAGGAAGCTGGGCTTGACCAAGCGCGCGCCGGTGGCGGCTTGAGGGGGAGACACGGAGATGGCGATCACGAAAGCAGCATGCATCGGCGGCGGGGTCATCGGCGCGGGCTGGGTCGCGCGACTGGTGCTCAACGGCATCGACGTCGCGATCTTTGATCCGGACCCGGAGGCGAAGCGCAAGGTCGGCGAGGTCATGAAGGGTGCGAAACGCGCCTACAGGAAGATGGCGACGAAGGGACTGCCGAAGGAAGGCAGGATCACCTACGCGAAGACCGTCGCGGAAGCCGTGACCGGCGCGGATTTCATTCAGGAAAGCGTTCCCGAACGCCTCGACCTCAAGCACAGGGTGCTGGCCGAGATCGATGCCCACGCGCCGAAGGACGCGCTGATCGGCTCCTCCACCTCCGGCATCAAGCCGTCCGACATGCAGCCGGCGATGAAGCGGCCGGAACGGCTGGTCGTCGGCCATCCCTTCAACCCGGTCTATCTCCTGCCGCTGGTCGAGATCGTCGGCGGCGAGAAGACGACGAAGAAATTCATCGAGAAGGCGCGCGAGATCTACACGGCGA
The window above is part of the Rhizobiaceae bacterium genome. Proteins encoded here:
- a CDS encoding MBL fold metallo-hydrolase, with amino-acid sequence MPHPNWFSRTDLTAGVVRFTEPFVHEYLRANIYFLPGRDVDLLVDTGMGLAPLAPVLPLTPGKPLLAVATHIHLDHVGSLHEFAERAGPRASADAFATMPEKLTYADALRNLVDPLGAQPSADFDIAEYRIGPAPLTRVLAEGDTIDLGDRVLRVLELPGHSPDSIGLLDEVDGLFFSGDAIYDDTLIDDLPDSDRTDYRETMKRILDLPARLVLGGHGEPFDGDRMREIARGYLTR
- a CDS encoding LysE family translocator, whose translation is MSFETWAAFAAASAVLLVIPGPTILLVASYALGQGWRTALPMAVGVALGDFTAMTLSMLGIGALLAASATVFTVLKWIGAAYLVYLGIKLFRAGGALDARPRTDTASAGKMLAHAWLVTALNPKSITFFVAFLPQFISRDADFLTQMVVFEVTFLTLAFANAFGYALVASRARNLVRNPRAITMFNRAGGTLLVGAGVATAAIRSGH
- a CDS encoding tetratricopeptide repeat protein — protein: MAALRDNLGLAVTGATPEALGRYEEAMHQLQCFIGDPVASIDKAIAAAPGFAMAHVFKGVMFGLSTERDAMPVAREAAATAVRLAGNDRERAHAAALGQLAEGGWHRAAAILEDLTIDVPQDALALLAGHQIDFFTGNARMLRDRIARALPVWSEAMPGYHAILSMQAFGFEETADYARAEAFGRRAIDLQPRNGWAQHAVAHVMEMQSRQHDGIRWMRDNEANWTRENFLQVHNWWHLALFHYDLGETEEMLALYDGPIYGARSTLALNMVDASALLWRLHLGGFDVGDRWQALAANWSPKAKAGNYAFNDAHAMMAFVGSGLSGAADGLIAAQREAMAADDDNAGFTRDVGHPVCLAIRAFGDGNYAETVRLLRPVRAISGRFGGSHAQRDVIDLTLVEAAIRSGQTHLAQALAAERHSARPDSPLSALFARRAAQMAVA
- the xylB gene encoding xylulokinase; this encodes MYLGLDLGTSGVKALLIDGEQRIVGTGHGDLDVSRPHSGWSEQAPADWLRATGDAIVALKASHPKELAAVIGIGLSGQMHGATLLDKADAVLRPCILWNDVRSHAEAAKLDADPRFRKITGNIVFPGFTAPKLVWVKNNEPDIFARVAKVLLPKDYLRLWLTGEHISEMSDSAGTSWLDVAGRRWSSELLAATDLDESQMPSLVEGTDRAGTLRSELASKWGMTGSVVVAGGAGDNAASACGMGTVAPGNAFVSLGTSGVLFAANGAYLPNPESAVHTFCHALPKAWHQMGVILSATDSLNWLSDITGKGAAELTGTLGEDLKEPGSVTFLPYLSGERTPHNDAAIRGAFVGLEHESGVPALTQAVVEGVAFAFRDCLEALAAAGTKLDRVTAIGGGSRSRYWLRSIATALGIPVDIPADGDFGAAFGAARLGLIAAENADPLSVCTSPATEETIEPGKNLLQSYADAYAHYRALYPAIRGTMR
- a CDS encoding mannitol dehydrogenase family protein, with product MSERRLSQITLTRAKTGVARPGYDRSRASGIVHLGVGAFHKAHQAVATDDAMNAAGGDWMITGVSLRAPKVAEELNPQDGLYTLLVRDTEGTAARIVGSIGKVLVAPQGPVTVLDAIAAPATRIVSLTITEKGYGIDPKTGGLDRAQAAIAADLENPRRPQSAVGFIAEGLRLRRERGLPALTVLCCDNLPHNGAKLRRLVLDFAGALDAGLAAFIEAEVPFPLTMVDRITPASTDRTREDARALTGLDDLAAVETEPFTQWIVEDRFASGRPDWEAGGALFVTDVAPYEKMKLRMLNGAHSLLAYSGFIAGHAHVRDAMADEELATIVARHMAEAAKTLDPVPGIDLEAYARDLRARFANRAIAHQTYQIAMDGTQKLPQRLLEPAMIALSRGFPPDSYAFAIAAWMRYCLGMDESGKPYELRDPREAEIAARLRKAARDSNSVVDLLFDLPGLFEPALASSPEFHSAVNTRLELMLSRSMRHAISAEAEKARGA
- a CDS encoding GlxA family transcriptional regulator, which encodes MMKSEKPTIFRPERSKLAVTFLVLTGTSIMCVASAIDPLRAANRIVGERHFDWRIVSVDGEPPVTTSGLPIAVDGRFDAAGKPDVLIVVGGFGTRDLGTPALNGAIRRIARSARAVGGVEAGTWLLGHAGLLEGRKATTHWEDLEDFAAAFPGADVKPDRYVIDGPIFTSGGASPAFDLMLHLVRSRLGMAVALDVASVFIYDQARAATDAQPLVSLGRLDGYDPRFAQAIRLMEAHVDQPLTVAAIARRAGITPRTLELIFGRSIGETPGAYYLRLRLNAARRLVLDTGVPMTEIAARTGFSSAAAFSRAFSQAFGRPPMAMRRG
- a CDS encoding 3-keto-5-aminohexanoate cleavage protein, with protein sequence MPLEMNREVFITCAVTGSGGTQDRSPHVPRSPKQIAESAIDAAKAGAAIVHCHVRDPETGKPRRDVHLYREITERIRAADVDVVLNLTAGMGGDMVFGDVENPLPLKAQGTDMGGASNRVEHVRQCLPEICTLDCGTMNFNEADYVMTNTPGMLRAMGGMMTAMGVKPEIEAFDTGHLWFARQLVEEGVLKPGALVQLCMGVPWGAPDDLNTFMAMVNNVPKEWTFSAFSLGRNQMAYAAAAVLAGGNVRVGLEDNLWLDKGVLATNAQLVERAANIVTNLGARVIGPEEVRRKLGLTKRAPVAA